The genomic segment GCCTTCCTTTGCGCCCGCAGGGCCGTGCAGCACTTCATTGCCGAGGACCGCCCAGGGGTAATCGTCAACGTGTCCAGCGTGCATCAGCTGATCCCCAAGCCGCGGTTCCTGGGCTACTCAGTGTCCAAAGGGGGGATGCAGAACCTCACCCGATCCCTAGCGCTCGAGTACGCCTCGCGCGGCATACGGGTAAACGGCATCGGCCCCGGCGCTACCGTCACGCCAATCAACCGGTCGTGGATCGACGATCCGGTCAAGCGCCGAATGGTGGAAGACCACATCCCCATGCAGAGGGCAGGAGGCGCCGAGGAGATGGCTGCGGCAACTGCCTTCCTGTGCTCTGACGAGGCGGCCTACATCACCGGGCAAACCCTCTTCGTCGACGGTGGCCTCACCCTCTACCCATCCTTCGAGTCGACGTGGTCGTCTGAGTAACGCACCGACCCGGGCGCCGCCTCAGAGGCAGGCGCTCTCAGGACAGGGAGCCGCTAACAACGGAGGCGGCAGAGACCTCAGCCCGTCCTACGGCGCCCGTTGCTGAGCAGCTCGTAAGCTATGCCCGTCACCACGGTGTACACCGTGTGGTGGAGGGCGTCGATCGCGATCTCCCGCGGTGCCCAGAAGATGGCCGGCGGGGCGATGTCCCAGGCGGGCAGTGCCACCTGCGCACTCCCCCAAACGGCGGCGCCGTGCGCGAGGGTCGCGGCACGCGGCGGCAGTCCGGCGGCGCTGAGCAAGCCCCGCACTACTCCCCAGCCGGTGCCGTAGCCCCAGTGCGAGAGGTCATTGAATCGCGCCTCGGCGATCTCATTTTCGAAGGAGGCAATCCCAAGCGCCTTAGCTGTCGCGCGCGCTGGC from the bacterium genome contains:
- a CDS encoding glucose 1-dehydrogenase; amino-acid sequence: MKGLQEKVALVTGASSGIGQAIAIRLGEEGAYVAINYVGRPEGAIETREAIEHGINVCMKRLSEVGDSPPILVAADVSDEGAVERMFDQVIRKYGRLDILVNNAGIQIAADSHELPAADFDKVLAVNLRGAFLCARRAVQHFIAEDRPGVIVNVSSVHQLIPKPRFLGYSVSKGGMQNLTRSLALEYASRGIRVNGIGPGATVTPINRSWIDDPVKRRMVEDHIPMQRAGGAEEMAAATAFLCSDEAAYITGQTLFVDGGLTLYPSFESTWSSE